The genomic DNA CGTGCCTTGCTGTGCGAGTTGATCCAATGTCGGTGTGCGCGCTGCCTTATTGCCCATGAAGCCAAAATTGTCATAGCTCACATCGTCAGCAATCACCAAAACGATATTGGGATGGTTTTTTTTCGGTTCTGGTGTGATGGCTGGAATTTTTCCATCAATATCAGCAATGCCATATTGCGCGGCTAACTCTTTGCGTATCGCAATAAATAATTGAGATCCAATACCGCGCTGTGAAAATGTGCCTTGAATGTGTCGCTGCTCGAAATACACCGTGATATAGCCGTTGTCTTGCAGGGCTTGCTTGCGCATGTCATAGCCGAGATCGTACAAAATATCTGGCTTTTGTATGCCGCATTGGCGATTTAAGACAGGTAGCAGAGCAAAAAACTCATCGTAGCTGATGATGAGGCCGTTACTGGTGCGCTTGAAAGGCTTGAGTGGTGCGCAATCGGTTAACTCGCGTGAGCTCAATGCGCGCAAATCAAGAAAGCGTAAACGCTGCGGAAATTGAATCGCTAAATGGTAGGGAATAAATCCCATCTGTATGGACGCAATATTGATTGGCTTTGGATGCGTAGCCAATTTTTCTATCAGTTGTTTGAGTGATTCCAGTTGTGGAATATCGCGCAGGGCATCTTTGCTTTGCCACTCCGCATAGCTGTATTGATTGGCAATCTGGTCAGCATTAGGAATGAATTGTTGCACAGCGGCGGAGCGCTCATGGACAGCGAATCCCGTTGATTGTTTCTGTGCAAACTGCCAGCTTTCTAGCAGAGAAAATCCAGTGAGCGTGAAAGTTGCGAGCATCAGAAGTCGCGGCCAAGGTGCAAGAAAAAAAACAGCGCTGAGTAATAATGCGGGTAGAACGGGTAGCAGGAAGCGGCCGGCATCCATCCAATCCCCGCCTGTGGCTAAAATAAAACAGATCTGTGCAATAGCGAGTGTGCAACAGGTGATGATCTGCACGCGAAAACGGTGTTTCCACAACGGTAGCGCCAGTAGTGCGCTACAGAACCCTGCAATAAGAATGATTTTTGTATTGATCGATTTGCTGCTAATGATTAAGTAGTTAATGCCATTAAAGAGATTGATAATCCAATTGGATTCTTGCTTTGCTGTAACAGGCTGCGGAAACCAATCGTGAAAATAAAAGTAGCGCCAACCGGTTATGAGTGCGGCAGCAAGCGCAGTGGCGATCAATAAAATTAACCAAGTGCTATGTGCGGTGTTTTTGAAAGACCAGTGCAGCAAATATTGCAGCGGCCAAGCAGCCACAATAAAACATAACAGCACGACAAACGCTTCTGGACGATTCATCACAGCCATTGCACAGATGGCGACTAATCCCCAGCTTTCAGTTTTTGAAAGTTTTAGTTTTAAGCACAACCAAAGTACAGCGGTAAATAATGCTGTGCCGTTGAGCGTTTCCATGCCGCTGCTAGACCAAAAAATTACGCTAGTGGATGCGGCGAGCACCAAAGTCGCAGTGGTATCAATGGCGTGATCTTTAAGTGTGCGGGCAAATAGCAGCAGCGTGATAACACCTGCCAACATGGAGAAAAACCATGATGCTGTTGGAATAGCAATAAATGGCAGTAATTTCTGTGAAGCTGCGAGCAATACCGTGTGTAACAGTGTGGAAGATTGCTCAACACGATCACCACTGTAATTGAGAATTTTTCCGTACTCCGCTAGCGAATGTGCTGACCAATAGGTGAAAAATGCATCGTCGCGTGCGGTGTTGCCATACAAAAAAAAACATTGGGCAAGCAGAACGATAACGGCCAGTAGTGACCAC from Pseudomonadales bacterium includes the following:
- a CDS encoding sulfatase-like hydrolase/transferase — encoded protein: MNKFSAIFRHTGTPWSLLAVIVLLAQCFFLYGNTARDDAFFTYWSAHSLAEYGKILNYSGDRVEQSSTLLHTVLLAASQKLLPFIAIPTASWFFSMLAGVITLLLFARTLKDHAIDTTATLVLAASTSVIFWSSSGMETLNGTALFTAVLWLCLKLKLSKTESWGLVAICAMAVMNRPEAFVVLLCFIVAAWPLQYLLHWSFKNTAHSTWLILLIATALAAALITGWRYFYFHDWFPQPVTAKQESNWIINLFNGINYLIISSKSINTKIILIAGFCSALLALPLWKHRFRVQIITCCTLAIAQICFILATGGDWMDAGRFLLPVLPALLLSAVFFLAPWPRLLMLATFTLTGFSLLESWQFAQKQSTGFAVHERSAAVQQFIPNADQIANQYSYAEWQSKDALRDIPQLESLKQLIEKLATHPKPINIASIQMGFIPYHLAIQFPQRLRFLDLRALSSRELTDCAPLKPFKRTSNGLIISYDEFFALLPVLNRQCGIQKPDILYDLGYDMRKQALQDNGYITVYFEQRHIQGTFSQRGIGSQLFIAIRKELAAQYGIADIDGKIPAITPEPKKNHPNIVLVIADDVSYDNFGFMGNKAARTPTLDQLAQQGTVFTTAYVPTAFCRPSLATLLTGQWPHQTRLHANNGVPVLPKGTATLATRLQQNGYITFSGGKFWEDEPDLRGFDRFDNSKENFARKDQEKLWQFLDDYSGKQPMFISWAPMMPHRPHDAPAEFMNAIDEQAIDIQGVPVDKQEMFREQEKRLLAMNMWFDAEFKKLYQQLAARNQLDNTAFVFLADNGYSNRGASKSTPYELGIRTPLIFYWPKHFPVQRIDAGVDTVDLYKTILDIANVTTPSTPKFGRSLLPTIVQKIPPVAEKLFGANYPAFTLKTDPLPRPERDIFALHVRDGDWKYIFFLRDVREQDNLDLTIQKGVMPYPEKKGGDEELFYLPDDPYERNNLSMQAENKIRVEQYRREVLHWWYSTGGKQLDVARACQQTPNTVVCEKLVGMPMP